From Cannabis sativa cultivar Pink pepper isolate KNU-18-1 chromosome 8, ASM2916894v1, whole genome shotgun sequence, a single genomic window includes:
- the LOC115700867 gene encoding uncharacterized protein LOC115700867 has translation MKSLFLILIGIFLTTLVLFPSSILARNLAADEVPNGQNDQQPISKGTDGDTPCHKTKPGSPYCNGPKPKCDKYSRRNCHDDGTTEIPQVQISDPKPKVTIGAGKPNKPVGPCGLKPCQPKKKPCNPRYSKGCQP, from the exons atGAAGTCCTTGTTTCTTATTCTGATTGGCATTTTCCTAACTACACTTGTTCTCTTCCCATCTTCAATCCTTGCTCGAAACTTGGCCGCAG ATGAAGTTCCTAATGGCCAGAATGATCAGCAGCCAATAAGCAAAGGAACCGATGGTGACACGCCATGTCACAAAACCAAACCTGGTTCTCCCTACTGTAATGGTCCTAAACCTAAATGCGACAAATACAGCAGGAGAAATTGCCATGATGATGGTACAACTGAAATTCCACAAGTCCAAATATCTGATCCTAAGCCTAAGGTGACCATTGGTGCTGGAAAACCTAATAAACCTGTCGGACCATGTGGGCTCAAACCCTGCCAACCTAAAAAAAAGCCATGCAATCCTAGATACAGCAAGGGATGCCAACCATGA
- the LOC115700728 gene encoding phenylacetaldehyde reductase: MSGIGKVVCVTGASGYIASWLVKLLLHHGYSVNATVRDPCDQEKTEHLVALDGAKERLHLFKADLMEEGSFDSATTGCDGVFHTASPVLDSSLIVDPQVQLIDPAVQGTLNVLRSCAKVPSIKRIVITSSISSVFEKGIPLTPDVVIDETWFSDIAHCEKNKRWYPLSKTLAEDAAWKFAKENEMDLVTIHPGFVIGPLLQPTVNATMEHILNQINGTEKVLNQVYPFVDVRDITNAHIQAFEVASASGRYCVSGPVAHILESFKILQHIYPSLTIPDKYEHNEPLKPKFQVSDLKAKSLGISFTPLEVSLRDTIESVKEKGHFNF, encoded by the exons ATGAGTGGAATAGGGAAGGTGGTATGTGTAACAGGGGCATCAGGCTACATAGCCTCATGGCTTGTTAAGCTCTTACTACACCATGGATATTCTGTTAATGCAACAGTTCGTGACCCAT GTGATCAAGAGAAAACAGAACACTTGGTTGCACTAGATGGAGCCAAAGAAAGACTTCATTTGTTCAAAGCAGATTTAATGGAAGAAGGGTCCTTTGATTCTGCTACCACTGGATGTGATGGGGTTTTTCATACAGCTTCTCCTGTACTTGATTCAAGTTTGATCGTTGACCCACAG GTACAACTAATCGATCCAGCTGTGCAGGGAACACTAAACGTTTTGAGGTCATGTGCTAAAGTTCCATCTATAAAAAGAATTGTTATAACTTCTTCCATTTCCTCTGTTTTTGAGAAAGGAATACCTCTAACCCCTGATGTAGTGATTGATGAGACATGGTTTTCTGATATTGCTCACTGTGAGAAAAACAAG CGCTGGTATCCACTTTCGAAAACACTAGCTGAGGATGCTGCTTGGAAATTCGCCAAGGAAAATGAAATGGATTTAGTCACCATTCATCCAGGATTTGTTATCGGTCCTCTCTTACAACCGACTGTTAATGCAACCATGGAGCATattctaaatcaaataaatg GAACAGAAAAGGTTCTCAATCAAGTTTATCCATTTGTTGATGTTAGAGATATTACTAATGCACATATTCAAGCATTTGAAGTTGCTTCAGCTAGTGGAAGATATTGTGTGTCTGGACCTGTTGCACATATTTTAGAGTCATTCAAGATTTTGCAGCACATTTACCCTTCTTTGACCATTCCTGACAA ATATGAACATAATGAGCCTCTGAAGCCAAAATTCCAAGTATCAGATTTGAAGGCGAAAAGTTTGGGCATTAGTTTCACTCCCTTGGAAGTGAGTCTGAGGGACACTATTGAAAGCGTCAAGGAAAAGGGTCATTTTAACTTCTAA
- the LOC115700727 gene encoding phenylacetaldehyde reductase has product MSSGEGKVVCVTGASGFIASWLVKLLLQHGYTVKASVRNPNDLKKTKHLVELDGAKERLHLFKADLMEEACFDSAINGCHGVFHVASPVFQLSNDPQAEIIEPAVKGTLNVLRSCVKAPSVKKVIITSSMAAVLINGKPLNPNVVVDETWFSDPVLCENMKIWYAASKARAEKAGWEFAKENGIELITIHPGVTLGPLLQPIMNDSVSLIMNLTNGAETFPNRVYSYHDVRDVAKAHIQAFESRSASGRYLLSGYIAHISDLLKILQQLYPSLTIPQRCENDEPLMEEYQVSDLRAKSLGISQSIPLEMSLRDTVESLKEKGLLSI; this is encoded by the exons ATGAGTAGTGGAGAAGGAAAGGTGGTGTGTGTGACTGGAGCTTCAGGCTTCATAGCTTCATGGCTTGTCAAGCTCTTACTTCAACATGGTTACACTGTCAAAGCCTCTGTTCGTAATCCAA ATGATTTAAAAAAGACTAAACACTTGGTTGAACTAGATGGAGCTAAGGAAAGACTTCATTTGTTTAAAGCAGATTTAATGGAAGAAGCCTGTTTTGATTCTGCTATCAATGGATGTCATGGTGTTTTTCATGTTGCTTCTCCTGTTTTTCAGTTATCCAATGATCCACAG GCTGAAATAATAGAGCCAGCAGTGAAGGGAACATTGAATGTTCTGAGATCATGTGTTAAAGCTCCATCTGTAAAGAAAGTGATTATAACATCTTCCATGGCTGCAGTTCTAATCAATGGCAAACCTCTAAACCCTAATGTAGTAGTTGATGAGACTTGGTTTTCTGATCCTGTTCTTTGTGAAAACATGAAG ATATGGTATGCAGCTTCAAAAGCTAGAGCTGAGAAAGCTGGTTGGGAATTTGCAAAAGAGAATGGGATTGAATTGATCACCATTCATCCAGGAGTAACACTTGGCCCTCTCTTGCAGCCCATTATGAATGACAGTGTCAGTCTCATTATGAATCTAACAAATG GGGCTGAGACATTTCCCAATAGAGTTTATTCATATCATGATGTTAGAGATGTTGCTAAAGCACATATTCAAGCATTTGAAAGTCGATCAGCTAGTGGAAGATATCTTCTAAGTGGATATATTGCACACATTTCTGACCTTTTAAAGATTTTACAACAACTTTACCCTTCTCTCACCATTCCTCAaag ATGTGAAAATGATGAGCCTCTAATGGAAGAGTACCAAGTATCAGATTTGAGAGCTAAAAGTTTGGGTATATCCCAATCCATTCCCTTGGAAATGAGCTTGAGAGACACTGTTGAAAGCCTCAAGGAAAAGGGTCTTTTGAGTATCTAA